The following are encoded in a window of Rosa chinensis cultivar Old Blush chromosome 4, RchiOBHm-V2, whole genome shotgun sequence genomic DNA:
- the LOC112198901 gene encoding uncharacterized protein LOC112198901, whose product MAGTTSSSASNPISELGSSLKRGSGDIGWEYAELADASNLDRLKCKLCGKLVSGGIYRMKQHIAHIKGNVAPCKKRMPHTLGPMDRFATPINPDSSLDGSRKMRQQNINDALFKQRTHILKEEVERTKSLLKKQEEEWALNGCSIMTDAWSDRKRRSIMNLCVNCAEGTTFLSSKEASDEAHTGTYIFEYVDKCIEDVGPQNVVQVVTDNASNNMAARDLMKLKRPNIFWTSCATHTLNLMLQGIGNQPRFKGVIERAKSFTIYIYAHHKTLALMRKFTKKRDIVRPRVTRFATAFLTLQSLMEKKNELRAMITSDEWNESKHAKSVKGKAVVNVALSASFWNGVSLCLKVFAPLVKVLRLVDGDRKPSMGFVYGELLRAKEEIKMAFKDQETHYRPILDIVDGKARGRLDSPLHLAGYLLNPYYTYANPSLENDNVVMDGIAQVFEERGWIWKRFG is encoded by the exons ATGGCGGGTACTACATCTTCCTCGGCATCTAATCCAATTTCAGAGTTGGGTTCATCATTGAAGCGTGGTTCGGGTGATATTGGATGGGAATATGCGGAGTTGGCGGATGCCTCAAACTTGGATAGGTTGAAGTGTAAGTTGTGTGGGAAATTAGTTAGTGGTGGGATATATCGAATGAAGCAACATATTGCCCACATCAAGGGAAATGTGGCTCCTTGTAAAAA AAGAATGCCGCATACTCTTGGGCCTATGGACCGTTTTGCAACCCCCATCAATCCAGATTCTTCATTGGATGGAAGTAGGAAGATGAGACAACAAAATATCAATGATGCACTTTTCAAGCAAAGAACACATA TATTGAAGGAAGAGGTAGAGAGAACTAAAAGTTTAttgaagaagcaagaagaagagtgGGCTTTGAATGGTTGCTCTATTATGACCGATGCTTGGAGCGACCGGAAAAGAAGAAGTATCATGAATTTGTGTGTCAATTGTGCGGAAGGCacaacttttctttcttctaaggAAGCATCGGATGAGGCACACACCGGGACGTatatttttgaatatgtggacaAATGCATTGAAGATGTTGGGCCACAAAATGTGGTTCAAGTGGTGACGGACAATGCTTCAAATAATATGGCGGCGAGAGATTTGATGAAGTTGAAGAGGCCAAACATATTTTGGACTTCATgtgcaactcacaccttgaatctTATGCTTCAAGGAATTGGCAACCAACCTAGATTCAAAGGGGTGATTGAGAGGGCAAAGAGCTTCACCATCTATATTTATGCACATCACAAGACTTTGGCATTGATGAGGAAGTTTACAAAGAAAAGAGATATAGTGAGGCCGAGAGTCACTAGATTTGCAACAGCTTTCCTCACTTTGCAAAGcttgatggagaagaagaatgagttgAGAGCTATGATTACTAGTGATGAATGGAATGAAAGCAAGCATGCAAAGAGTGTAAAGGGGAAGGCGGTGGTGAATGTTGCTTTGAGTGCTTCTTTTTGGAATGGGGTAAGTCTTTGCTTGAAGGTCTTTGCCCCTTTAGTCAAGGTGCTTCGCCTTGTTGATGGGGATAGAAAGCCATCAATGGGCTTTGTGTATGGAGAACTACTTAGAGCCAAGGAGGAGATTAAAATGGCattcaaagatcaagaaactcaCTATCGTCCAATCCTTGACATTGTTGATGGAAAAGCCCGTGGTCGACTTGATAGTCCATTGCATTTAGCGGGTTACCTCTTGAACCCTTACTACACATATGCCAATCCAAGTCTTGAGAATGATAATGTGGTCATGGATGG AATTGCACAAGTATTTGAAGAAAGAGGATGGATTTGGAAGAGGTTTGGCTAA